The sequence below is a genomic window from Tachysurus vachellii isolate PV-2020 chromosome 2, HZAU_Pvac_v1, whole genome shotgun sequence.
cATATATGAGCCTGATGGTCAGACGTCCACAGTCTTTTGATCAAATAGTGTATAGACAGTCATTTCCTCTGCAGTCTCTCATTATTCACACTTGACTGAGAGAGTGTGCAGTTGTCAGTGTGTACTTTTTCTGTTGTGAAATATAGCAGGTGTTAATGCTGATCTTAGATCAGTGGACCGTGTGTCATTCAGTCTCAGAGTAAAGATGCAGTgtttctgaaaatgtaaatgtacaaatatttaaatttgttctgCAGGAACATGTAACTGAATTCATATGAGTATATTTAAACTGATCTAAATACATAAATCAGTCTGAAAACAGGTAAAAAGTCTAACAGCTTTGTGTAATGacgttatgaggaagaaaaatatGATGAAGGTGCAATGTATACACCATTATAAATCCACAAggttattttgatatttaataaaactgctGGTCTCTAACAGGAACAGCTACAGGATGTGTAAGAAGCACAACTCAAATGTCTTCACAGTTTCACCAAAAGAAGATACTGATGTCGCCTTTGCTCTATGACAGACTTCCTTTACTGACAGCAGCACATTTTATTCTTCTCACAGAGACTCAGCCTGTCAGTCACGTCCATACAGAGACGCGTTAGTTTCATATTTTATTGCTAGTTTTATAGTTTAAAGATGCTTCAACGTTCATCTGAGCGAGTGGAGATGGTGGTGGAAATCTACGAGACTGCAGACAATGTTAGAGGTCACGACTCTGAGACAGAAAAGAACAactgtgacacagagagacacctagaagaacaacacacaggtacaaatgttaaagtttgcaaaagtgttttataaagtagAGAAGCGTTCATTTAGGATTTTATATGTTCAAGACATGAACAATCAAATCTGATTTCTGCACTTTATAAACAGATTATACTGTCGATAACACGTAAACCATTGAGACAACTGTGAAACCAATCAAAGGCCTCAGCAGACAGGaacatttccttatttttgtaccattataaaatcattatattattacacatacaTGTTTTCGTAAGCCAGTCAGCTTATTCAAAACCAACCCAAAGCTCTGCCCATCATGTATACATTAATGGAAAGGAAGGAGTTTCATTTACGGCTGGATAGAGTTACTAAGATGTTCTCCAGCTCAGTGTTTATGTTAGACTGTAAATGTTAGATAAGTTTGAGATACTAAAACCTGGGTCTTTGGTGTTCATGTACCTGTAGGAGGAGACACTGCATGGAGCAGGTGTTGCAGACTGACTGCAGTGTGGTTGGTGCTGCTTCTGTTTGTTTCCTTGCTGACTGCTGTCACAGTTCTGTGGATCAAATTCAGCATtctgactaaagacagagaccagttacagtccagttacaataacctgactaaagacagagaccagttacagtccagttacaataacctgactaaagacagagaccagttacgGGAAGATAGAGACAGATACCTGAGAACATTTTGTAGTTCATGTAAGTAGCtgaattttgttttacattttttgctcAACAGTTAAATGCCCTCAGTGGAAATCTACATACCATCTTGAATCTGTAGAAtaatgatttaaactcacatCCTCTCACATGTTCCTCCAAGATCTTACAATGAGGTGAATCTCTGTAATAATGCTAAACTTTACAATACTGTCCCTGAACTTGAAGGTAAATGtgaatgaagtaaaaataataaatgaataattcttCATTAACACTAAGTTACTGGCACTAACTACTAGTTAATTACTTACAACTAGGTAACTCCTGAGTCTGAAGAGGTCTCACAGTCTACTGGAGGAACAATAGATAACTAatatctgttttaatgttaattacgGCTGATTAAATGTTTTCCTCATATACTATTGTCTATGGGGACAAATAGAAATCATGAccatacaacaacaacaacaacaacaacaacaacaacaacaacaacaacaataataataataataataataataataataataataataataacacaagaATGAATGTGTTTTGATCTGTAAATCTTTTCCACTGGTATCTGTAGGTAAACAGAAGTGTTTCAGTTTTAGTTCCAGTTTTTATGTTATATCTAATGAGATGAAGAACTGGGAGGAGAGCAGAAAAGACTGCAAGGCCATAGGAGCAGACCTGGTGATCATAAACAGCAAAgaggaacaggtgagagagagagagagagagagagagagagagagagagagagagagagagagagagagagagagagagagagagagagagagagagagagatttttattctgctgttttttatgtcatttaaagGAGTTCATCGTTAAACAGCTGGACAAACTTGAGACTTGGATTGGTCTGAGTGACACAGTAAAAGAGGGAGAGTGGAAATGGGTGGACGatacaccactgaacactgggTAAGAAAATATTTCCCTGTTTTTATCATGTAATACAAATGAAATCATCTTAATAATGTTCTCCTGCTTGAACAAAGATTATTCCTTATtatacttgtattttttattgttccagTGTGCATTTCAGTAAACAGAGGCTGAGAGGATTCAGTTAAATGTGTGAACTGAAGGAAATTGAATCAGATCTGATTCTCTTAGTTTCAGGTCCTGGGCTGGAGGGGAACCGAATAATTCAGGTGACGAGGACTGTGCTGTGATTTACACTAATGCTTCACATTTGACTGCAACCTGGAATGACCAGAAATGTTCTGCTAACTTTCCCTGGATCTGTGAGAAACATGTTTCTCAATGACgtgtatcattttaaatgaaaagtgctAAATCTATACAATATCAAAGACAATATTTAGATGATAATTGAGTTTCAGTCTCTGCTCTTGTTTCCTCTGTAATCATTCACAGATACAGAGTGCACaaatacttttctttatctcatagatgtattgtatatttcttatgattctgatgatcatgatgatggaagcaatataaatgagataattgtATTTTAAGTCCATCTCAGTGTCTCAGACTCTGTTGATTTAGCAGAACTTTGAGCTCAATCACCGCTGTATTATATCTTATTGTTTCTAAAGCAGGGGTCTCCAACACAACACTCTGAGTAGCTCACCTAAAGGTTCATAGAATATGtacaaaatggataaaaatcaaGTGAACtccataaaataaagtattgtTAGTTTTTTGAACTGTGCCTGTCCTCTGAACACGATTTTAGCTTCACATTTTCTAGAATGTTGTATTGGACTCTACTGCTAATAAACTCTGCATACGGATTCTCTGACATCTGCTTCTGGGGGTTTATTACAATATCATGCAGCACAAAGACACAGGATGAGTGTATTGtagacatttattattagaGCAGGTGGAGTTTAGTAAAGTACTGATTATTATGGTTTAATactattgtgtgttttatacgtTGGGGAAGAACCATATATGAGCCTGATGGTCAGACGTCCACAGTCTTTTGTTCATATAGTGTATAGACAGTCATTTCCTCTGCAGTCTCTCATTATTCACACTCTCAGTTAGGAAATAAACACTCAGCTTGTCATATTAGTGAGTAACAACAATCTTCTCAGTCCTGAAGATTGCTGCAGTTGTCAgtgtgtactttttattttgtgaaatacaGCAGGTGTTAATGCTGATCTTAGATCAGTGGACCGTGTGTCATTCAGTCTCAGAGTAAAGCTGCAGTGTTTctgataaataagtaaatgtacaaataattttatatctTCTGCAGGAACATGTAACTGAATTCATATGATCATATTCAAACtgatctaaatatataaatcagtcTTAAAACAGGTAAAAAGTCTAATAGCTTTGTGTAATGacgttatgaggaagaaaaatagGATGAAGGTGCAAAAAGGCGCAATGTATACACCATTATAAATCCACAAAGtcattttgatatttaataaaactgctGGACTCTAACAGGAACATCTACAGGATGTGTAAGAAGCACAGCTCAAAATTCTTCACAGTTTGACCACAAGAAGCCAATGAAATGTCCACGTTGCTCTATGACAGACTTCCTTTACTGAGAGCAGCACATTTCATTCTTTGCACAGAGGTGCAGACTGTCAGTCACGTCTATACAGAGACGCAGtagtttcatgttttattgctAGTTTTATAGTTTAAAGATGCTTCGACGTTCATCTGAGCGAGTGGAGATGGTGGTGGAAATCTACGAGACTGCAGACAATGTTAGAGGTCACGACCCTGAGACAGAGAAGAACAactgtgacacagagagacacctagaagaacaacacacaggtacaaatgttaaagtttgcaaaagtgttttataaagtagAGAAGCGTTCATTTAGGATTTTATATGTTCCAGTGAGTGGAGATGATGGTGGATATCTGTGAGAATGTAGACAAGGtgagaggaacacagagagaaatgagtAACTTCCTCTCTTTACTCAGCTTGTTTTTTAGCCTTGcttgtctttctgtttcatatcacctttgtgttacgttatctgcatgtgttttaacacaagacataaacatttaaatctgatttctgCACTTTATAAACAGATTATACTGTCGATAACACGTAAACCATTGAGACAACTGTGAAACCAATTTATCTTATAGCTGTAAACTGTAATTAAAGGCCTCAGCAGAAAGGaacatttccttattttttgtaccattataaaatcattatattattacacatacaTGTTTTCGTAAGCCAGTCAGCTTATTCAAAACCAGCCCAAAGCTCCACCCATCGCTGCATGCATTAGTGGAAAGGGAGGAGTTTCATACTGACGGCTGGATAGAGTTACTAAGATGTTCTCCAGCTCAGTGTTTATGTTAGACTGTAAATGCTAGATAAGTTTGAGATACTAAAACCTGGGTCTTTGGTGTTCATGTACCTGTAGGAGGAGACACTGCATGGAGCAGGTGTTGCAGACTGACTGCAGTGTGGTTGGTGCTGCTTCTGTTTGTTTCCTTGCTGACTGCCGTCACAGTTCTGTGGATCAAATTCAGCATTCTGACTAtagacagagaccagttacagtcccgttacaataacctgactaaagacagagaccagttacaatccagttacaataacctgactaaagacagagaccagttacagaccagttataataacctgactaaagacagagaccagttacagtccagttacaataacctgactaaagacagagaccagttacgggaggagagagacagataccaGAAAACATTACATAGTTCATGTAAGTAGctgaattttgttttaaattttctgCTGAACAGTTAAATGCCCTCAGTGGAAATCCACGTACCATCTTGAATCTGTAGAAtaatgatttaaactcacatCCTCTCACATGTTCCTCCAGGATCTTAGAATTAGGTGAATCTCTGTAATAATGCTAAACTTTACAATACTGTCCCTGAACTTGAAGGTAAATGTGAAtgaagtaagaaaaaaataaatgaattatactTAATTAACACTAAGTTACTAGCACTAACTACTAGTTAATTACTTACAACTAGGTAACTCCTGAGTCTGAAGAGGTCTCACAGTCTACTGGAGGACTAATAGATAACTAatatctgttttaatgttaattacgGCTGATTAAATGTTTTCCTCATATACTATTGTCTACATGGTGAAACAGAAATCATGactatacaacaacaacaacaacaacaacaacaataataataatattaataacacaagAATTTATGTATTTTGATCTGTAAATCTTTTCCACTGGTATCTGTAGGTAAACAGAagtgttttagttttagttccAGTTTTTATGTTACATCTAATGAGGTGAAGAGCTGGGAGGAGAGCAGAAAGGACTGCAAGGCCAAAGGAGCAGACCTGGTGATCATAAACAGCAAAgaggaacaggtgagagagagagaaagagagagagaaagagagagagagagagagagagagagagagagagagagagagagagagagagagagagagagagagagagagagagagagagagagagagagagagagagagagagagagagagagagagagagagacttttttattctgctgtttttttatgtaatttaaagGAGTTCATCATTAAACATCTGGACAACCTTGACACTTGGATTGGTCTGAGAGACACAGTAAAAGAGGGAGAGTGGAAATGGGTGGACGatacaccactgaacactgcgTAAGAAAATATTTCCCTGTTTTTATCATGCAATACAAATGAAATCATCTTAATAATGTTCTCCTGCTTGAACAAAGATTATTCCTTATtatacttgtattttttattgttccaATGTGCATTTCAGTAAACACAGGCTGAGAGGATTCAGTTCAATGTGTGGAACTGAAGGAGATTGAATCAGATCTGATTCTCTTAGTTTCAGGTCCTGGGCTCAAGGGGAACCGAATAATCGAGGTGATGAGGACTGTGCTGTGATTTACACTTATCCTTCACATTTGACTGCAACCTGGAATGACCGGAAATGTTCTGCTAAATTACCCTGGATCTGTGAGAAAGATGTTTCTCAATGATgtgtatcattttaaatgaaaagtgctAAATCTATACAATATCAAAGACAATATTTAGATGATAATTGAGTTTCAGTCTCTGCTCTTGTTTCCTCTGTAATCATTCACAGATACAGAGTGCACaaatacttttctttatctcataaatgtattgtatatttcttatgattctgatgatcatgatgatggaagcaatataaatgagataattgtattttaattcgATCTCAGTGTCTCAGACTCTGTTGATTTAGCAGAACTTTGAGCTCAATCACCTCTGTATTATATCTTATTGTTTCTAAAGCAGGGGTCTCCAACACAACAGAGTCAGAGGAAGCCTAGTGGGAGCACTCTCCCGAATACTGACCCACCCACTTCttggtttttacatttataagcaTGCTTACTCAACGATTCAATGCAAATCGTTTGCTATTGTATTGTTAGTTTTTTGAACTGTGCCTGTCCTCTGACCATAATTTTAGCTTCATAATTTACTTCTAAGAGTTTCTAATCACATTTCTACTGCTAATAAACATATGGATTTTCTGACATCTGCTTCTGGGGGTTCATTACAATATCATGCAGCACAAAGACACAGGACGAGTGTATTGTAGAGATTTCTCATTAGAACAGGTGGAGTTTAGTAAATGTGGCAAGAGCGCAATTTCAGCAAGTCTAATTGGAACAGTACAATATGATAAATGTCATTATTGACCATTATTGACAATGGTATTTTGCCCCAGGAAATAGTTTATTCTTTTGAGTTGTACATTAATCCAAAAAAGGATTCATCCAAAATAGACAAGACAAATTTGTTCCCACTGGTCATGCAGGGACaggattaacaaaaataaacctaaataaatctttatttaatttatatataaattaattattaattaattaaattaaaatatttaatttatttatacataaaaatttTCCACAATATTAAAAGCACAACATGATAACAAAAACCATAATCtgttcacatacatacacataaacacagaggcCTGTGGGCTAAAGCCCAACTCAATGCTATGACACTAATCCCCAATACAGGGGACAGGCTGGAACTTACCACGATGGCTAAAGGCTGCTctaaaaggagggagggaaaagTGTTAAACAGCACACCACCAGTgaacacaccaaatacacacggGAAAATGCCATAGGTTCCGCAACAGCATGAAGATAGGAGAGAGGAACTCCACCGAAGAGTCAGCCAGCCACTCGCTTAGCCCCAGAATCTATCCCACCCAAGGGGGAGGTCGAGATACGAAATACGAAATTTACATAAACTTATGGGCTTAACTTAAGGCTTACACTATGAAGTGAAGTCAAAACGagagaaaagtgaagaaaataatccatgaGAACTTAGGTGGAAGAtccatgcatacacacacatctcttgAGAGTCAGGAACAAATTTTGTGCAATGTTAAAAGACAGGAAATCcataaaagggaaaagaaaaagagagggtagtgtaaaaactaaaaattataGGAAACTGGGAGGAGCTATGCAAAACAGGTAGGAGGGTATTAAAATCTTCAAAccagaaataataagaaattgGCTAAActatgtaaattaaataacGGAACATAAATAGCGATAGCCTGACTGAGATTTTGTGTACTCGACTGCAGCATGCCTGGATGTTGGATTGTTTGGCTGACTTTGATGCTGAGGAAATATTTCTGAGAAGTTTACTTTGAAGATCTCTGTTTTGGCTGCATTAAAGTTGGGACTTTCCTGATCTCATTAAAGCTGGAGAAGTCTGTTTTATTCATCTAATTTTGACTCTGTTTAgcaagaaaatgttttattggtaATTGGCAGATCTTAGAAACCACCTAGTTGATGTGTCACCTCAGAGGAGGACTCTGAGTTCTGACAAAATCCACAGATTATCTTGACTCTGTGGAAtaatgatttaaactcacatACTCTCAAGTGTTCCCCAAATTTCTTAGAATCTCTGTAATATTGCTAAACTTTACAGTACTGTCCCATAACTTGTAAGTCACTAAGAAAGAattaagaaagaatgaatgaataatacttCATTAACACTAAGTTACTAGCAGTAACTACTAGTTAATTACTTACAACTAGGTAACTCCTGAGTCTGAAGAGGTCTCACAGTCTACTGGAGGAACAATAGATAACTAatatctgttttaatgttaattacgGCTGATTAAATGTTTTCCTCATATACTATTGTCTACAGGGACAAATAGAAATCATGattatacaataacaataataataaaaagtatgcATTTTGATCTGTACATTTTCTCCATTGGTATCTGTAGGTTAACAGAAGTGTTTTAGTTTAGTAGTTTAATTTTCAAAGTAACGTTCATCACAGATGGCCACAGTTCATCTTTGAATAGATAACATttccattaaaaagaaaaaaaaagaatagaaacaaacaaacaaaaaacattaagacAGCGTACAATGTACAAATTGCAATTGGTCATCAGTAAGCAAACAAAGTGCTCTTTGATAACACCAAGTTTTCTTTAAAGTTGCtaggtttttcattttcttataaaacagaaaatcgACCACAATTTTGAACTTTAGTAGTGCTGTGGTTACCATAACAAAATTGTGGCTTCCTTTTTGTTCAACCTTGTTTTTCCTGCTAATGCAAATACCCATTTTTGCTTGTCCTAGGGTGATGTTTAAAAGCTTACATTTGGCTTGCCAATTGCATGTATATTTTACACCAAGGATAAGGTTTGCAGTGAAAAGGatcaaaacaaccaaaaatctTTTGTGCAAAAGTAAAAAGAGGCTGTAGTCTGGAACATTGCATAAAAGTGTGAAAGACAGTTTGCTCTCaaggcaaaaaaagaaagacactcATGACTGGTCTCTGGACACAAAATAGAGACAAAGGAATTGATGGAGACAATTCTATGTAAAATTATCCATTGTAAATCTTTACTTCTTTTATGTATTGGTGGCTTTCCACTCTGGTTGCTCCTCCAAACTGAGGCAGAGGACCAGAAACAACATAACAACATTCTAAACTCTAAAAAGTGACCAGTGATTTCCTCAAGGTCTGGAGACAATACGAGTTCAGGAAAAGGATCCTTATTGTCCAGCACATCCTTCTCCTCATCTGAATGAACAGAATTCCACCTTTACAGTAGTCGTGGTTAAGGTTAAATactattgtgtgttttgtatgtaaCCCCTTTTTCACAGGTGGGAGTCACCTGAAACCTAGACCACCACGGCCCATAGCTAATACCACCTGACTAGCTAGTTACTAAGGGATAACATATAATATGTATAGCAGTGGTGCAACAGGATCCTGGATTCTCAGCAGTGGGATGGTGAACTGGCTGATCTCCTTTTACCTTAGcgtaacaacacaaaaaaacgaAATAGCATTTAAGGTgactaacaagaaaaaaattaatcatattAATTATGTTCTGCAATAGTTAGGCTGCAGTTTCAACAACAAATTCTCAGAAATATAACCCCCGAGCAGTGAACATAACAGTCGTAAGGCTTACAAatcaaggtaaaaaaaacaacaacagtgatCTTTAtgtcaataaaacaacaacctcAACAGTACTCAAAGCGATTGTTGGGGCCCGTTGGTGCACTTTATCCAACTCACTTAGCTGAAGAGTTCGGGCAGTAACAATGATGACGTagcttctatatatatatatatatatatatatatatatatatatatatatatatatatatatatatatacgtatatgtatgttGTGGACAGACATTTTGGGGATCATAAGTAGTGAGAGGAAGCTACGTCATCATTGTTACTGCCCGAACTCTTCAGCTAAGTGAGTTGGATAAAGTGCACCAACGGGCCCCAACAATCGCTTTGAGTACTGTTgaggttgttgttttattgacaTAAAcatcactgttgtttttttttttaccttgattTGTAAGCCTTACGAATGTTATGTTCACTGCTCGGgggttacatttttttttcttttttttctgacccTCCCCCCTGCACTCAGTGGCAGATGAGTGCTTCCAAAATGActtatgaaaacaaataaacttgattggaacacaaagtacacaaaagCCCCACATCATATCAGATGCTCTAAAACGTTAAGCATCCAGGTACATTGACTTAAAAGCAGTAAATAACACATAGGGTAATAAAACTGACAAAGTTTAATACAGTGTTTTCATACCATACAGGCTCTTACATGTactttggggaagaaccatatATAAACCTGATGGTCAGACGTCATTTCCTCTGCAGTCTCTCATTTCCTCCTACTGTCATGGATTTGCCTGGTTCTCCCCACACACAGCAAACCAGATCCTCATCACCTGAGTTCTAATCACTGGCACCTGGCACCCCTCATTACTTCACCACATAAAAGATGCTCTCTAACACAAACATTGTCCAGTCTCATAAATTCTAGCTACTACTACATACTGTTTCTACTAACCTGACTCTCTCTTTTCTATCAGTAGTTTCCCAAGTTCGTTGACCACCAAAGGGTCTAGATATCGTTGGTTTGCAACCTGTGACCTGGCGTGTGGAGCTTCACCTGGACTTATCCACCCTCACTCACTTCATTCACTTCTGCTTTTCAATAAACtctgttattttactttatatctGCCTCCATCTTCTGTCCTCCAAGATCTTAGAATGAGGCAAATCTCTGTAATATTGCTAAACTTTACAAtagaaaaaatgaattaataattctTCATTAACACTAAGCTACTAGCACTAACTACTAGTTAATTACTTACATCTAGGTAAATCCTAAGTCTGAAGAGGTCTCACAGTCTAGTGGAGGACtaatatgccccttttccacctaAAAGAACCGGGTACTgcttcagagctagtgctggtgctggttcttagttggttccactggccagccttctaagaaccgttttgcctttccatgggctaaaGAGcaatcacagagccaagtcttatGTCACTGTTTACGTCTCATATTTTCccgcaacgttagcgcagcagcagcaaacacaaacacaacatcaataatggcggatgttgctttattgttaatgctcatggctttgcgaacctacattggcatccaaacacgGTGAATCCAACTTGTACGTGCAgctctgtataaacagaggttgtaatcAAGAATATCGTACAGTAAATTACCCCAGCCCtgcccccagtccctacttaaggtacattataaaaggtgctaacagtatccccgcccccagtccctacttaaggtacattatcaaaggtgctaacagtaaacCCAGCCCTGCCCCAGTCCCtaattaaggtacattatcgaaggtgctaacagtaaccccgcccccagtccctacttaaggtacattatcaaaggcactaacagtaaccccgccccagCCCCtatttaaggtacattatcaaaggcgctaaaaGTAACCCCACCCCAGTCCCtacttcaagtcaagtcaagtcaagaagcttttattgtcatttcaaccatatatatatatgttgcagtacacagtgaaatgagacttttctccaggaccagggtgctacataaaacaaaaccgTAAAAAACGTAAATAGCACCGAAGTGGCCATTGCGTGCTACTGCCGCACTGCCATCTTGGATACACCAATGTAcattaaggtacattatcaaaggcgctaacagtaaccctgcCCCCAGCTcgcccccagtccctacttaaggtacattatcaaaggcgctaacagtagatTGAATTCCAGTTTTTATATCATGAGTGATAAGATGAAGAGCTGGGAGGAGAGCAGAAAAGACTGCAAGGCCAAAGGAGCAGACCTGGTGATCATAAACAGTAAAGAGGAACAGGGgactgtttcagaaaggaggttcaaccaaccAACTTTGAGTTTAAACTTTAACTCTGGAGT
It includes:
- the LOC132858305 gene encoding CD209 antigen-like protein E, whose amino-acid sequence is MLQRSSERVEMVVEIYETADNVRGHDSETEKNNCDTERHLEEQHTGGDTAWSRCCRLTAVWLVLLLFVSLLTAVTVLWIKFSILTKDRDQLQSSYNNLTKDRDQLQSSYNNLTKDRDQLREDRDRYLRTFCSSCKQKCFSFSSSFYVISNEMKNWEESRKDCKAIGADLVIINSKEEQEFIVKQLDKLETWIGLSDTVKEGEWKWVDDTPLNTGSWAGGEPNNSGDEDCAVIYTNASHLTATWNDQKCSANFPWICEKHVSQ
- the LOC132860942 gene encoding CD209 antigen-like protein A, whose product is MLRRSSERVEMVVEIYETADNVRGHDPETEKNNCDTERHLEEQHTGGDTAWSRCCRLTAVWLVLLLFVSLLTAVTVLWIKFSILTIDRDQLQSRYNNLTKDRDQLQSSYNNLTKDRDQLQTSYNNLTKDRDQLQSSYNNLTKDRDQLREERDRYQKTLHSSCKQKCFSFSSSFYVTSNEVKSWEESRKDCKAKGADLVIINSKEEQEFIIKHLDNLDTWIGLRDTVKEGEWKWVDDTPLNTAFRSWAQGEPNNRGDEDCAVIYTYPSHLTATWNDRKCSAKLPWICEKDVSQ